TGCTCTACGCCTTCGATGCCGAACCAGACGTGATCACGCCCGAGCACGAAATCGACGTCGCCATTTCCATGCTCGCACGTCTCCCGCGCATCGCCGCCTTCGCACACATGGCCTCGGTCGCCAAGCTTCGCGGCTCCGAGGTTCACGTGCCGCACCCCACGCCCGGTCTCTCCACCGCCGAGACCATCCTACAGGTCCTGCGCGGCGGCATGGCGTTCACCCGCGATGAGGCGATGCTGCTCGACGTTATGCTCATGCTGCATGCCGAGCACGGCGGCGGCAACAACTCCACGTTTGCCTGCCGCGTGCTGTCCTCCTCGGCCACCGACCCGTATTCCGCTTATGCCGCGGCCATCGGCTCGCTCAAGGGCCCGCGCCACGGCGGTGCCAATGCCAAGGTCGTGTCTATGCACGAGGACATCCGCGCGCATGTCTCCAACTGGGAGGACGAGGACGAGGTCGCAGCCTACCTGGGCAAGATCCTCGACAAGCAGGCCTTCGACGGCACGGGTCTCATCTACGGCATGGGCCACGCCGTCTACACGCTGAGCGACCCGCGCGCCGAGGTGTGCCGCCGTTACGCGCGCACACTTGCCGCCAAGAAGGACCTGGGCGATGAATTCGCACTCATCGAGCGCATCGAGCGCCTGGCACCGCAGGTGATGCGCGACCACGGCATGACCAAGCCCATCTGCGCCAACATCGACCTGTACACGGGCTTTATCTACAAGATGCTCGGCGTGC
The DNA window shown above is from Collinsella aerofaciens and carries:
- a CDS encoding citrate synthase; translated protein: MAYDAKKIYYRFDDHLSRLVLDYEASRQISSESESLYHGLPTDPYDEGLFVEHNVKRGLRNADGSGVVAGLTRISDVHGYNKVDGKVVPDQGKLTLRGYSIEDLVNNAQAENRYGYEEVAYLLITGSLPNKEELDGFCERLGAFRHLSDEYVKEFPMTTVSSSIMNVLQRAVLLLYAFDAEPDVITPEHEIDVAISMLARLPRIAAFAHMASVAKLRGSEVHVPHPTPGLSTAETILQVLRGGMAFTRDEAMLLDVMLMLHAEHGGGNNSTFACRVLSSSATDPYSAYAAAIGSLKGPRHGGANAKVVSMHEDIRAHVSNWEDEDEVAAYLGKILDKQAFDGTGLIYGMGHAVYTLSDPRAEVCRRYARTLAAKKDLGDEFALIERIERLAPQVMRDHGMTKPICANIDLYTGFIYKMLGVPETLFTPLFAVARMAGWSAHRMEELFCAHRIIRPAYRPVIEPLEYKPLADR